A section of the Microbacterium sp. MM2322 genome encodes:
- a CDS encoding CDP-glycerol glycerophosphotransferase family protein — protein MRLLRRYLRGNAFLQRWRFGLWIALYSLASRLFRVQPGRTLFLSDSRTDFSGNIAFLRDEIARQRPDVTVVGIFKAGLAERRPLRDSLRLPWELARAQTIVLDDYYPMIYPLHLRPETRLLQVWHAAGAYKKVGWSRAGLPGGPLPGSVAHRNYTDATVSSEAIRSDYAEAFAMDIARVHPLGVPRTDVFFDTELIARTANEVRARLGIRPDQRVAVFAPTFRGNGQLSAHYDIDGVPWTDLAESLGDEWVVLVKLHPFVARKGADIPAHERIIDVSAERELNELLMAADVLITDYSSAIFEFSLLGRPMVFFCPDVEVYAAERSFYHPFEDYLAGPVVTEGADLAAAIRDARAGQDLAAFRERFMSACDGRSTERIVREMILTPRDVHERPRLLDDPPVQPTRIDGPVGRHLVAARVLRAALRACYAPLKLLPTRRKVVMISREHPVETDDFVDLRTSIIAMDPSVTVVSLVRMVPPGLVRKIGYAAHLLVQLYHVATARVLIVDTYSMVASMLRHKDDLVVIQIWHALGAFKKFGLSILGTGEGRDERLAEAMRMHEGYDLVLASGEACRAPYAEAFGTDASRIVVAPLPRVDRLRDDARNRETRERIYRRHPHLRGRKVAVFAPTFRIEDTAMAAPDDVVTALSEIGVHVVVKLHPLMTLRDGGVDTAEGFSTQEMLTVADVFITDYSSTLFEAAVRGVPTYFLAPDLDEYLATRDFYLDYRRDLPGPVCTTVAELVSAIDSGAANAADAAAFARRWVAETDAATGRSCTDRIARLVLDRVDGHSHAEALA, from the coding sequence GTGCGATTGCTTCGCAGGTACCTGCGAGGGAACGCCTTCCTGCAGAGGTGGCGGTTCGGTCTGTGGATCGCCCTCTACTCCCTCGCGTCCCGACTCTTCCGCGTGCAACCGGGGCGAACGCTCTTCCTCTCGGACTCGCGCACCGACTTCTCGGGGAACATCGCGTTCCTGCGCGACGAGATCGCCCGTCAGCGACCCGACGTGACCGTCGTGGGCATCTTCAAGGCCGGCCTCGCCGAGCGACGGCCGCTCCGGGACTCCCTGCGACTGCCGTGGGAGCTCGCTCGAGCGCAGACGATCGTGCTGGACGACTACTACCCGATGATCTACCCGCTCCACCTGCGACCCGAGACGCGCCTCCTCCAGGTCTGGCACGCCGCGGGCGCGTACAAGAAGGTCGGCTGGAGTCGCGCCGGCCTCCCGGGCGGCCCGCTGCCGGGGTCGGTAGCGCACCGCAACTACACGGATGCGACGGTGAGCTCGGAGGCGATCCGATCCGACTACGCCGAGGCCTTCGCGATGGACATCGCCCGGGTGCACCCGCTCGGCGTTCCCCGGACGGACGTGTTCTTCGACACGGAACTCATCGCACGGACCGCGAACGAGGTCCGTGCGCGTCTCGGCATCCGCCCCGATCAGCGCGTCGCGGTGTTCGCCCCGACCTTCCGCGGCAACGGTCAGCTGAGCGCTCACTACGACATCGATGGTGTCCCGTGGACGGACCTGGCGGAGAGCCTCGGCGACGAGTGGGTCGTCCTCGTCAAGCTCCACCCCTTCGTCGCGCGCAAGGGTGCGGACATCCCGGCCCACGAGCGGATCATCGACGTCTCCGCCGAACGCGAGCTCAACGAACTCCTCATGGCGGCCGACGTCCTCATCACCGACTACTCGTCCGCGATCTTCGAGTTCTCGCTACTCGGCCGGCCGATGGTCTTCTTCTGCCCCGACGTCGAGGTCTACGCGGCGGAGCGCTCGTTCTATCACCCGTTCGAGGACTACCTCGCCGGCCCTGTCGTCACCGAAGGCGCCGACCTGGCGGCCGCCATCCGCGACGCCCGCGCAGGCCAGGATCTCGCCGCATTCCGCGAGCGCTTCATGTCCGCCTGCGACGGCCGGTCGACGGAACGGATCGTGCGGGAGATGATCCTCACTCCGCGCGACGTCCACGAGCGGCCGCGCCTGCTCGATGACCCGCCCGTCCAGCCCACCCGCATCGATGGACCGGTCGGTCGCCATCTGGTGGCGGCCCGGGTCCTCCGGGCAGCGCTGCGCGCCTGCTACGCGCCTCTGAAGCTGCTGCCCACGCGCCGCAAAGTCGTGATGATCAGCCGGGAGCACCCGGTCGAGACCGACGACTTCGTCGACCTGCGGACATCGATCATCGCGATGGACCCTTCCGTCACGGTCGTCTCGCTCGTCCGGATGGTTCCACCGGGCCTCGTCCGGAAGATCGGCTACGCCGCGCACCTGCTGGTGCAGCTGTACCACGTGGCCACCGCGCGGGTGCTCATCGTCGACACGTACTCGATGGTCGCGAGCATGCTCCGCCACAAGGACGATCTCGTCGTCATCCAGATCTGGCACGCTCTCGGCGCCTTCAAGAAGTTCGGGCTGAGCATCCTCGGCACCGGTGAAGGCCGCGACGAGCGGCTCGCCGAGGCGATGCGGATGCACGAGGGGTACGACCTCGTGCTCGCCAGCGGCGAAGCATGCCGGGCGCCGTACGCCGAGGCCTTCGGGACCGACGCGAGCCGGATCGTCGTCGCGCCGCTCCCCCGCGTCGACCGCCTCCGCGACGACGCCCGGAACCGCGAGACGCGCGAACGCATCTACCGCCGGCACCCGCACCTGCGGGGACGGAAGGTCGCCGTATTCGCCCCCACGTTCCGGATCGAAGACACCGCGATGGCCGCTCCCGACGACGTCGTCACTGCACTGTCGGAGATCGGCGTGCACGTCGTCGTGAAGCTGCACCCGCTGATGACGCTCCGCGACGGCGGAGTCGACACCGCCGAGGGCTTCTCGACGCAGGAGATGCTGACCGTCGCAGACGTCTTCATCACGGACTACTCCTCGACCCTCTTCGAGGCGGCCGTGCGAGGGGTGCCGACGTACTTCCTCGCCCCCGATCTCGACGAGTACCTCGCAACCCGCGACTTCTACCTCGACTACCGTCGCGACCTTCCCGGCCCCGTCTGCACGACCGTCGCGGAATTGGTGTCAGCCATCGACTCCGGTGCGGCGAACGCAGCGGATGCCGCGGCATTCGCACGTCGATGGGTCGCCGAGACGGATGCCGCCACGGGACGCTCCTGCACGGACCGGATCGCGCGCCTGGTACTCGACCGAGTCGACGGACACAGCCACGCAGAGGCCCTCGCATAG
- a CDS encoding bifunctional cytidylyltransferase/SDR family oxidoreductase: MTTARTVAVVLAGGIGVRVGLGIPKQLIKIAGKAIVEHTLEALEGSSHIDEIVIMMNEAAIGELDHLLESDRFAKLTRILPGGETRNDTTQLAIAALEGDDTKVLFHDAVRPFIDDRIIEDCVRALDTYEAVDTAIPSADTIIQVDADRLITGIPDRSLLRRGQTPQAFRLGTIRKAYEIAATDPSFRATDDCGVVFAYLPEVPIYVVDGTAENMKVTEPIDVHIADKLFQLQSASLSLESLTTVPDLSEKTVVVFGGSYGIGESIVAQAKDAGATVHEFSRSSTGTDIRSGKAVRAALADAYAQSGRIDVVIVTAGVLRIAPLVESRKRDLKDTIQVNLVAPAIVAREAHPYLVETGGQVVLFTSSSYTRGRAGYSAYSATKAGVVNLTQALAEEWELSRVRINCINPQRTRTPMRTQAFGEEPLDSLLDPADVARVTLNVAASDLTGQIVTVNVAAMRNAAS, from the coding sequence GTGACCACAGCCCGCACTGTCGCCGTCGTCCTGGCCGGTGGCATCGGAGTCCGGGTGGGCCTCGGCATCCCCAAGCAGCTCATCAAGATCGCCGGAAAGGCGATCGTGGAGCACACGCTCGAGGCGCTCGAGGGCAGCTCGCACATCGACGAGATCGTCATCATGATGAACGAGGCGGCGATCGGCGAGCTCGATCACCTGCTCGAGAGCGACCGGTTCGCGAAGCTGACGCGCATCCTCCCCGGCGGCGAGACGCGCAACGACACGACCCAGCTGGCCATCGCGGCGCTCGAGGGCGACGACACGAAGGTCCTGTTCCACGATGCCGTCCGCCCGTTCATCGACGACCGCATCATCGAGGACTGCGTCCGCGCGCTCGACACGTATGAGGCCGTCGACACCGCCATCCCCTCGGCCGACACGATCATCCAGGTGGATGCCGACCGCCTGATCACCGGCATCCCCGACCGTTCCCTACTGCGTCGCGGCCAGACCCCGCAGGCGTTCCGACTCGGCACGATCCGCAAGGCCTACGAGATCGCGGCGACCGACCCGTCGTTCCGCGCCACCGATGACTGCGGCGTCGTCTTCGCCTACCTTCCCGAGGTCCCCATCTACGTCGTGGACGGCACGGCGGAGAACATGAAGGTCACCGAGCCGATCGACGTGCACATCGCCGACAAGCTCTTCCAGCTGCAGTCGGCGAGCCTCTCGCTCGAGAGCCTGACGACCGTTCCCGACCTCTCCGAGAAGACCGTCGTCGTCTTCGGCGGAAGTTACGGGATCGGCGAGAGCATCGTCGCGCAGGCGAAGGATGCCGGGGCCACGGTTCACGAGTTCAGCCGGTCCTCCACCGGTACCGACATCCGCTCCGGCAAAGCCGTGCGGGCGGCTCTCGCGGATGCCTACGCGCAGAGCGGTCGGATCGACGTCGTGATCGTCACGGCCGGGGTTCTGCGGATCGCACCGCTCGTCGAGAGCCGCAAGCGCGACCTCAAGGACACGATCCAGGTCAACCTCGTCGCGCCGGCGATCGTGGCGCGCGAAGCCCATCCGTACCTCGTGGAGACGGGCGGGCAGGTCGTCCTGTTCACGTCGAGCTCGTACACCCGCGGCCGGGCGGGCTACAGCGCCTACTCGGCGACGAAAGCGGGGGTCGTGAACCTCACTCAGGCCCTCGCGGAGGAGTGGGAGCTGTCACGGGTGCGGATCAACTGCATCAACCCGCAGCGCACCCGCACACCGATGCGGACGCAGGCCTTCGGCGAGGAGCCGCTGGACAGTCTGCTCGACCCCGCCGACGTGGCACGAGTGACGTTGAACGTGGCGGCATCCGACCTGACGGGTCAGATCGTCACGGTGAACGTCGCCGCGATGCGGAACGCGGCGAGCTGA
- a CDS encoding IspD/TarI family cytidylyltransferase, with translation MNIAIIFAGGIGSRMTSATLPKQFLEIHGTPLIVHTLQHFQDHPEIDRIAVSILPQWRDRFARLVARYELTKVNWIVDGGATGQESRHRALRAVANEAPADTVVLLHDGVRPLIDADVISANIDTVRAKGPAITSTKFNETIISSADGAVDEVIPRDHLFVAQAPQSGRLDTVLGVYDQAVADGENDSIDTCSLLRRYGHTLYRVDGPRSNIKITTAEDYYVCRAFFDVLERNQIGG, from the coding sequence GTGAACATCGCCATCATTTTCGCCGGCGGAATCGGTTCCCGCATGACCTCGGCGACGCTGCCCAAGCAGTTCCTCGAGATCCACGGCACCCCGCTCATCGTCCACACGCTGCAGCACTTCCAGGATCACCCCGAGATCGACCGCATCGCGGTCTCGATCCTCCCGCAGTGGCGAGACCGTTTCGCGCGCCTCGTCGCACGATACGAGCTGACGAAGGTCAACTGGATCGTCGACGGCGGAGCGACTGGCCAGGAGTCGCGTCACCGCGCGCTCCGCGCCGTCGCGAACGAGGCTCCCGCCGACACGGTCGTGCTCCTCCACGACGGTGTGCGCCCGCTGATCGACGCCGACGTCATCTCGGCGAACATCGACACGGTCCGTGCCAAGGGCCCTGCGATCACCAGCACGAAGTTCAACGAGACGATCATCTCCTCGGCGGACGGAGCGGTCGACGAGGTCATCCCGCGCGACCATCTCTTCGTCGCGCAGGCGCCGCAGAGCGGCCGGCTCGACACGGTTCTGGGCGTCTACGACCAGGCCGTCGCCGATGGCGAGAACGACTCGATCGACACGTGCAGCCTGCTGCGACGCTACGGACACACCCTGTACCGGGTCGACGGGCCGCGATCGAACATCAAGATCACCACGGCGGAGGACTACTACGTCTGCCGCGCGTTCTTCGATGTCCTCGAGCGCAACCAGATCGGCGGTTGA
- a CDS encoding CDP-glycerol glycerophosphotransferase family protein: MTDAIVPAASAQPVESEQVVRPQPPFDVTVDSLSWERSKLTIRLTVEQTDSWTPLEPEWGEVPPPAVDFRLIDGKRRIPVPFTATGPGTFELHVDVPTFRDRQAIPNGTWRIVMFAHGERVAPARFDGNSLLELDEGSRVFLYDGNRAVATVSFGIAENSADLERLDFLMRSYHLFRSRPKPKKFRPIKRLKALLVGHPSKQKYAGLIYQIITRTVGVKPGRILFASDQRVRIEGNLRRVQERIVERGLQDRFDMKYSFRLPRAGGWGTTLRIIYLLATSEIVLLDDYFGILKSLRMDPRTKVIQLWHAGSGFKSVGYSRFGNLGSPKLWHPHRQYTFAITGSEHLRHVYAEAFGIEEAAVIPTGLPRVDWFLDPKTRDEFLEKFAAENPQIAGKKVVLFAPTFRGRSIYTAFYDYSQIDFDALYEVCGDDTVVLFRMHHFVKNPIEIPEQYRDRFFDFTHYPDGLNLLHATDVLITDYSSIIYEFSLLDRPMLFFAPDKVNYAATRGFHRDYDETAPGRVANTFDDVLDALRTGEFEQEKVAEFRRLNFDRVDTGAADRVIDWLIIGNPDTEKITESPVPTERSANTAESSEKDVPEEEIA, translated from the coding sequence GTGACCGACGCCATCGTGCCCGCGGCATCCGCGCAGCCCGTCGAATCGGAGCAGGTGGTCCGTCCCCAGCCGCCGTTCGACGTCACCGTCGACTCGCTCTCCTGGGAGCGCTCGAAGCTGACGATCCGACTGACCGTCGAGCAGACCGACTCGTGGACCCCGCTCGAGCCGGAGTGGGGCGAGGTCCCGCCGCCTGCCGTCGACTTCCGACTCATCGACGGGAAGCGTCGCATCCCGGTGCCGTTCACCGCGACCGGCCCGGGCACGTTCGAACTTCACGTCGACGTCCCCACCTTCCGCGACCGGCAGGCGATCCCGAACGGAACGTGGCGCATCGTCATGTTCGCCCACGGGGAGCGTGTGGCACCGGCCCGTTTCGACGGGAACTCCCTGCTCGAACTGGACGAAGGCTCGCGCGTCTTCCTCTACGACGGCAACCGCGCCGTCGCCACGGTGTCGTTCGGCATCGCGGAAAACTCCGCCGACCTCGAGCGCCTCGACTTCCTCATGCGGAGCTACCATCTCTTCCGGTCGCGCCCCAAGCCGAAGAAGTTCCGGCCGATCAAGCGGCTCAAAGCGCTTCTCGTCGGGCATCCCTCCAAGCAGAAGTACGCCGGACTGATCTATCAGATCATCACCCGCACGGTGGGCGTGAAGCCGGGACGCATCCTCTTCGCCTCCGATCAGCGCGTTCGCATCGAGGGCAACCTCCGCCGTGTCCAGGAGCGGATCGTCGAGCGCGGTCTGCAGGACCGCTTCGACATGAAGTACTCGTTCCGCCTGCCGCGCGCGGGCGGATGGGGCACGACTCTCCGGATCATCTACCTCCTGGCGACGAGCGAGATCGTCCTCCTCGACGACTACTTCGGCATCCTGAAGAGCCTCCGGATGGATCCGCGCACCAAGGTGATCCAGCTCTGGCACGCCGGCAGCGGCTTCAAGTCGGTCGGCTACAGCCGGTTCGGCAACCTGGGTTCGCCCAAGCTGTGGCATCCCCACCGGCAGTACACGTTCGCGATCACGGGGTCCGAGCACCTGCGACACGTGTACGCGGAGGCGTTCGGCATCGAGGAGGCCGCCGTCATCCCGACCGGCCTGCCGCGCGTGGACTGGTTCCTCGATCCGAAGACGCGCGACGAGTTCCTGGAGAAGTTCGCCGCGGAGAACCCGCAGATCGCGGGCAAGAAGGTCGTCCTGTTCGCGCCGACGTTCCGCGGCCGGTCCATCTACACGGCGTTCTACGACTACAGCCAGATCGACTTCGACGCGCTGTACGAGGTCTGCGGTGACGACACCGTCGTCCTGTTCCGGATGCATCACTTCGTCAAGAACCCGATCGAGATCCCCGAGCAGTACCGCGACCGGTTCTTCGACTTCACGCATTACCCCGACGGGCTGAACCTGCTCCACGCGACGGATGTGCTCATCACCGACTACTCGTCGATCATCTACGAGTTCTCGCTGCTGGATCGCCCCATGCTGTTCTTCGCACCCGACAAGGTCAACTACGCGGCGACGCGCGGCTTCCACCGCGACTACGACGAGACGGCGCCCGGCCGCGTCGCGAACACCTTCGACGACGTCCTCGATGCGCTCCGCACCGGTGAGTTCGAGCAGGAGAAGGTCGCCGAGTTCCGGCGCCTCAACTTCGACCGCGTCGACACCGGCGCGGCCGACCGTGTCATCGACTGGCTGATCATCGGCAACCCGGACACCGAGAAGATCACGGAGAGCCCGGTGCCGACCGAGCGTTCCGCCAACACCGCAGAGTCCAGTGAGAAGGACGTCCCAGAAGAGGAGATCGCGTGA
- a CDS encoding NAD-dependent epimerase/dehydratase family protein, which yields MPEHTARGGGSTPSAPDPRVTGSATVDGDIADILGQSLPWHDLDGATVLVTGAAGMIPAYAVYTLLGLNDVRDAGITVLALVRDPEKARRQFGPVADRSDLVLVQGDVRHPIEIDRRIDLVIHGASPARPALHAASPVDTIRANVMGAFGLLDLCVASGGARFVLMSSAEVYGQRVADGSLVAEDEYGSVDILNPRASYTEGKRAAETIAVSYHAQYGVPITIGRFGHIYGPGMALDDGRVQADFTADVLHGRDITLNSDGSARRTYTYLADAVSGMFAAILLGEDTAYNISDRDGFISIRELAEAFTQARPDKNLTVRFAEGVDHSRYNAVKGQGLDDARLRSLGWAPHAGLRRGLDRTIAWHEERGEGATP from the coding sequence ATGCCTGAACACACAGCCCGTGGCGGCGGATCCACCCCCAGTGCCCCCGACCCTCGCGTGACCGGGAGCGCCACCGTCGACGGTGACATCGCCGACATCCTCGGGCAGTCGTTGCCCTGGCACGATCTCGACGGCGCAACCGTCCTGGTGACGGGCGCGGCGGGAATGATCCCGGCCTACGCCGTCTACACACTGCTCGGGCTGAATGACGTGCGGGATGCCGGCATCACCGTGCTCGCGCTCGTGCGCGACCCGGAGAAGGCCCGTCGACAGTTCGGCCCCGTCGCCGACCGTTCCGACCTCGTCCTCGTGCAGGGAGATGTCCGGCACCCCATCGAGATCGATCGCCGCATCGATCTCGTCATCCACGGCGCATCGCCCGCGAGGCCGGCGCTGCACGCTGCGAGCCCCGTCGACACCATCCGCGCGAACGTGATGGGCGCATTCGGACTCCTCGATCTCTGCGTCGCGTCCGGGGGAGCGCGGTTCGTCCTCATGTCGTCCGCCGAGGTCTATGGTCAGCGGGTGGCCGACGGTTCGCTCGTCGCCGAGGACGAGTACGGCTCCGTCGACATCCTGAACCCGCGTGCGTCGTACACCGAGGGCAAGCGCGCCGCGGAGACCATCGCCGTGAGCTATCACGCGCAGTACGGCGTGCCCATCACGATCGGACGCTTCGGGCACATCTACGGTCCCGGCATGGCGCTCGACGATGGACGCGTGCAGGCCGACTTCACCGCGGACGTCCTGCACGGACGCGACATCACACTCAACAGCGATGGCAGCGCCCGGCGGACCTACACCTACCTGGCAGATGCCGTTTCCGGCATGTTCGCCGCGATCCTCCTCGGTGAGGACACCGCGTACAACATCTCCGATCGCGACGGCTTCATCAGCATCCGCGAACTCGCCGAAGCGTTCACGCAGGCGCGGCCCGACAAGAACCTCACCGTCCGTTTCGCCGAAGGCGTCGACCACAGCCGATACAACGCGGTCAAGGGTCAGGGACTGGATGACGCGCGTCTTCGCAGTCTCGGCTGGGCACCGCACGCGGGGCTCAGGCGCGGTCTCGACCGCACGATCGCCTGGCATGAGGAACGCGGAGAGGGGGCGACACCGTGA
- a CDS encoding glycosyltransferase family 2 protein, whose translation MIKVSVVVPTYKTPPEGLARLIGSLERQTMPASEFEVIFVDDGSPDDTLQRLRKLATAHSNVRVEAIENSGWPSKPRNVGIELARGEYIAFMDHDDELYPDALRAAYEFGVAHRADAVNGKEARTTSPSWGMSTYDQDRPQSVGRTDGHPLIPMNPHKMYRRAFLNENGIRFVEGARVLWEDIFFNVLVARHAAVISTLSSVPYYHWVTTKGSGSTTFVKHGEDFWRWLPKVCQAIIDELPGEENRLQREQLELHQYSNRLVGVFDSKYVTRTPKQRRFMFEQAQALQRDFDFARLEDRMNSSKRVRAELLRADRQDLLEEICVSDAAVPGWSRATSVEWRDGVLHVATDVTWSDSKGTVPALVRDGDRIRKELPADVRALVSADATDMTDEVDGITLTGLVRSRRSRIAWALPLESDVRVEDLPDGSVRVSATAEFTLDPAAAASGAPLERATHWDLHLHARFGNSSTDRVVKSTIPASVTVTGGILHLVYPNDSSNATVIPGGEREAVRRLEPESAAVVDGDLVLGLAGRHDGAGDVATVVSVWNAQESKPAELPARLKVVDGVAHLIVPGLDRATVEVRVGDRAPGGPGAWIVRSEGTRRVLERSTRPSTDSAPKPVPKPAPTPTLRRKVGRVLRKLGLR comes from the coding sequence GTGATCAAGGTCTCCGTCGTCGTGCCCACGTACAAGACGCCCCCCGAAGGACTCGCCCGACTCATCGGCTCGCTGGAGCGACAGACGATGCCGGCTTCGGAGTTCGAGGTGATCTTCGTCGACGACGGCTCACCGGACGACACGCTGCAGCGGCTGCGGAAGCTGGCGACGGCCCACAGCAACGTCCGCGTCGAGGCGATCGAGAACTCCGGCTGGCCGTCCAAGCCCCGCAACGTCGGGATCGAGCTGGCGCGGGGTGAGTACATCGCCTTCATGGACCACGACGACGAGCTGTACCCCGACGCGCTCCGCGCGGCCTACGAGTTCGGCGTCGCGCATCGTGCCGACGCCGTCAACGGCAAGGAAGCCCGCACGACGTCGCCGTCGTGGGGCATGAGCACGTACGACCAGGACCGGCCGCAGTCCGTGGGGCGGACGGACGGGCACCCGTTGATCCCGATGAATCCCCACAAGATGTACCGTCGCGCGTTCCTCAATGAAAACGGGATCCGCTTCGTCGAGGGCGCCCGCGTGCTGTGGGAGGACATCTTCTTCAACGTCCTCGTCGCGCGTCACGCCGCGGTGATCTCGACCCTGAGTTCCGTGCCGTACTACCACTGGGTGACGACCAAGGGGAGCGGCTCGACCACTTTCGTCAAACACGGCGAGGACTTCTGGCGATGGCTGCCGAAGGTCTGCCAGGCGATCATCGACGAGCTCCCGGGCGAGGAGAACCGCCTCCAGCGCGAGCAGCTCGAGCTGCATCAGTACAGCAACCGCCTCGTCGGCGTCTTCGACTCGAAGTACGTCACCCGCACGCCGAAGCAGCGGCGCTTCATGTTCGAGCAGGCTCAAGCCCTGCAGCGGGACTTCGACTTCGCCCGCCTCGAGGACCGCATGAATTCGTCCAAGCGGGTGCGGGCCGAGCTCCTGCGCGCGGATCGCCAGGATCTCCTGGAGGAGATCTGCGTTTCCGACGCCGCCGTACCGGGGTGGAGTCGTGCGACGTCGGTCGAGTGGCGGGACGGGGTCCTCCACGTGGCGACCGACGTGACGTGGTCGGACTCGAAGGGAACGGTCCCTGCGCTCGTGCGCGACGGCGATCGGATCCGGAAAGAGCTCCCCGCGGACGTCCGCGCTCTGGTGAGTGCCGACGCGACCGACATGACCGACGAGGTGGACGGGATCACCCTCACGGGTCTCGTGCGGTCTCGGCGATCACGGATCGCCTGGGCGCTTCCCTTGGAGAGCGACGTTCGCGTCGAAGACCTCCCCGATGGATCGGTCCGCGTCTCCGCGACGGCCGAGTTCACTCTCGACCCGGCTGCGGCCGCATCGGGTGCTCCGCTCGAGCGAGCGACGCACTGGGATCTCCACCTGCACGCGCGATTCGGCAACAGCTCGACCGACCGGGTGGTGAAGTCGACGATTCCGGCTTCCGTCACGGTCACGGGCGGGATTCTGCACCTCGTCTATCCGAACGACAGCAGCAACGCGACCGTCATCCCCGGAGGTGAGCGCGAAGCCGTGCGGCGACTGGAGCCCGAAAGTGCTGCCGTCGTCGACGGCGACCTGGTCCTCGGCCTCGCCGGTCGCCACGACGGCGCGGGTGACGTCGCGACCGTCGTGTCGGTCTGGAACGCGCAGGAGTCGAAGCCTGCCGAGCTACCCGCTCGCCTGAAGGTGGTCGACGGTGTCGCTCACCTCATCGTCCCGGGCCTCGACCGCGCCACCGTCGAGGTCCGTGTCGGTGACCGTGCTCCTGGCGGGCCGGGAGCGTGGATCGTGCGTTCCGAGGGGACCCGCCGCGTCCTCGAGCGCAGCACTCGGCCGTCGACGGACTCCGCGCCGAAGCCCGTGCCGAAGCCCGCACCGACTCCGACGCTGCGGCGCAAGGTGGGGCGGGTCCTCCGCAAGCTCGGGCTTCGGTGA
- the rfbA gene encoding glucose-1-phosphate thymidylyltransferase RfbA produces MKGIILAGGSGTRLHPITLGVSKQLIPVYDKPMIYYPLSTLMLAGIRDILIITTPHDAEHFERLLGDGSQFGVSLTFARQPSPDGLAQAFTIGADHIGDDKVALVLGDNLLYGPGLGSQLARFDDVDGGAVFAYYVGEPEAYGVVEFDSEGRAISLEEKPAHPKSNYAVPGLYFYDNDVVQIARDLKPSPRGEYEITDINSAYLAAGKLQVQVLPRGTAWLDTGTFDQMLDAGEYVRTMERRTGLKIGVPEEVAWRQGFLTDDELRTRAEKLVKSGYGTYLLDILNRGA; encoded by the coding sequence ATGAAGGGCATCATTCTTGCGGGGGGCTCGGGGACGCGTCTGCACCCGATCACGTTGGGCGTTTCGAAGCAGTTGATCCCGGTGTACGACAAGCCGATGATCTACTACCCGTTGTCGACGCTGATGCTGGCGGGGATCCGGGACATCCTCATCATCACCACCCCGCACGACGCGGAGCATTTCGAGCGTCTCCTGGGTGATGGCTCGCAGTTCGGGGTGTCGTTGACCTTCGCGCGGCAGCCGTCGCCGGACGGGCTCGCGCAGGCGTTCACGATCGGCGCGGACCACATCGGCGACGACAAGGTCGCCCTCGTCCTCGGCGACAATCTGCTGTACGGCCCCGGGCTCGGATCGCAGTTGGCGCGCTTCGACGACGTCGACGGTGGCGCGGTGTTCGCCTACTACGTGGGCGAACCCGAGGCATACGGTGTCGTCGAGTTCGACTCCGAGGGTCGCGCGATCTCGCTGGAGGAGAAGCCGGCGCACCCGAAGTCGAACTACGCGGTGCCGGGTCTGTACTTCTACGACAACGACGTCGTGCAGATCGCTCGCGACCTGAAGCCGTCACCGCGGGGAGAGTACGAGATCACCGATATCAACAGCGCGTATCTTGCGGCGGGCAAGCTGCAGGTGCAGGTGCTCCCGCGGGGCACGGCATGGCTCGACACCGGCACGTTCGATCAGATGCTGGATGCCGGTGAGTACGTCCGCACGATGGAGCGGCGCACGGGGCTGAAGATCGGGGTGCCCGAGGAGGTCGCATGGCGGCAAGGGTTCCTCACTGACGATGAGCTGCGTACGCGTGCGGAGAAGCTCGTGAAATCCGGGTACGGCACGTACCTGCTCGACATCTTGAACAGGGGCGCATGA